From the Oryza glaberrima chromosome 5, OglaRS2, whole genome shotgun sequence genome, one window contains:
- the LOC127772761 gene encoding putative glucan endo-1,3-beta-glucosidase GVI: MSGGVISMVVAPWILACGFLLCSSSFLGAEGAIGVNYGMLGNNLPSPAQVISMYKAKNINYVRLFHPDTAVLAALRNSGIGVVLGTYNEDLARLASDPSFAASWVSSYVQPFAGAVSFRYINAGNEVIPGDPAANVLPAMRNLDAALKAAGISGIPVTTAVATSVLGVSYPPSQGAFSEAASPYMAPIVAYLASRGAPLLVNVYPYFAYAADAERVQLGYALLSASQSASVTDGGVTYTNMFDAIVDAAHAAVEKATGGQAVELVVSETGWPSGGGGVGATVENAAAYNNNLIRHVSGGAGTPRRPGKPVETYLFAMFNENQKPEGVEQHFGLFQPDMTEVYHVDFAASS, translated from the exons ATGTCTGGTGGTGTGATCAGCATGGTGGTCGCGCCATGGATTCTCGCTTGCGGGTTCTTGCTCTGCTCATCCTCCTTCCTCG GAGCTGAAGGCGCCATTGGTGTGAACTACGGCATGCTGGGGAACAacctgccgtcgccggcgcaggTGATCTCCATGTACAAGGCCAAGAACATCAACTACGTCCGCCTCTTCCACCCGGacaccgccgtcctcgccgcgctccgcaACTCCGGCATCGGCGTCGTCCTCGGCACGTACAACGAGGACCTCGCCCGCCTCGCCTCCGACCCCTCGTTTGCCGCCTCCTGGGTCAGCTCCTACGTCCAGcccttcgccggcgccgtcagCTTCCGCTACATCAACGCCGGCAACGAGGTCATCCCCGGCGACCCCGCCGCCAACGTCCTCCCGGCCATGCGCAACCTCGACGCCGCGCTCAAGGCCGCCGGGATCAGCGGCATCCCggtcaccaccgccgtcgccacgtcCGTGCTCGGCGTCTCGTACCCGCCGTCGCAGGGCGCGTTCTcggaggcggcgtcgccgtACATGGCGCCGATCGTCGCCTACCTCGCGTCCAGGGGCGCGCCGCTGCTGGTGAACGTGTACCCCTACTTCGCGTACGCCGCGGACGCGGAGCGCGTGCAGCTCGGGTACGCGCTGCTGTCGGCGTCGCAGTCGGCGTCGGTGACCGACGGCGGCGTGACGTACACCAACATGTTCGACGCGATCGTGGACGCGGCGCacgcggcggtggagaaggcgacgggcgggcaggcggtggagctggtGGTGTCGGAGACCGGCtggccgtccggcggcggcggcgtgggcgccaCCGTGGAGAACGCGGCGGCGTACAACAACAACCTGATCCGCCacgtctccggcggcgccgggacgccgcggcggccggggaagCCGGTGGAGACGTACCTGTTCGCCATGTTCAACGAGAACCAGAAGCCCGAGGGCGTGGAGCAGCATTTCGGCCTCTTCCAGCCCGACATGACCGAGGTCTACCATGTCGACTTCGCGGCCTCCAGCTAG
- the LOC127773555 gene encoding uncharacterized protein LOC127773555, which yields MDAKNLGNGRQNHEKSTMTEDARSGDQETLQRFADSDITVSPVNSHESGDVNMEAAISAEDVLRAGGFGAKDDIGSLLPTAVDSTDFEASLRDARDFEGESEKPSHPGLGYKANETDSGGKPSDVQQQQQQQ from the coding sequence ATGGATGCAAAGAACTTAGGCAACGGACGACAAAATCATGAGAAGAGTACAATGACAGAAGATGCACGGAGCGGAGATCAGGAGACCTTGCAGCGGTTTGCAGATTCAGATATTACTGTGAGTCCAGTCAACAGTCATGAATCTGGAGATGTGAATATGGAAGCTGCCATCTCTGCTGAGGATGTCTTGCGAGCTGGTGGTTTCGGAGCAAAAGATGACATCGGCAGCCTCCTTCCCACAGCCGTAGATTCGACTGATTTCGAGGCCTCGCTACGGGATGCTCGCGACTTTGAAGGCGAGAGTGAAAAACCATCGCATCCTGGACTAGGATACAAAGCAAATGAAACTGACAGTGGAGGCAAACCATCAgatgtgcagcagcagcagcagcagcagtga
- the LOC127773554 gene encoding uncharacterized protein LOC127773554: MFLHGSSSTASKMASWDDDEFSDEEEQSMGKKLWEDEDAGDDFAAVKDSWDDDDDVKPGKETAATAASTKPPATKGKKSQANAKAKAEAADATPSETSTSNAAAEIAQKQPDDDEPIEKFVPKSEKEFAEYAERIAKDLLRPYEKSYHYIGLMKAMNKLAVASLTSTSVKEIVSSMTTVANEKLKAEKAADAGKKKPGQKKKRLHVNKAEGQKFRDADDDDDDDCLSS, encoded by the exons ATGTTCTTGCACGGATCATCAAGTACGGCATCAAAGATGGCGAGTTGGG ATGACGATGAATTTTCCGATGAGGAAGAACAGTCTATGGGAAAAAAGCTTTGGGAGGACGaagacgccggcgacgacttcGCCGCGGTGAAGGACTcgtgggacgacgacgacgacgttaAACCTGGGAAGGAGAcagccgccacggcggcgagcacgaaACCTCCTGCAACCAAAGGGAAGAAGAGCCAGGCCAACGCGAAGGCGAAGGCAGAAGCAGCAGACGCAACACCGAGTGAAACCTCTACCTCGAATGCCGCTGCTGAGATAGCTCAGAAGCAGCCTGACGACGACGAACCCATCGAGAAGTTCGTCCCAAAATCGGAGAAGGAATTCGCCGAGTACGCCGAGCGCATCGCGAAAGATCTTCTTAGACCTTACGAG AAAAGCTACCATTACATTGGTCTTATGAAGGCGATGAACAAGCTCGCCGTGGCGTCGCTGACGTCGACGAGCGTGAAGGAGATCGTGTCGTCCATGACGACGGTGGCCAACGAGAAGCTCAAGGCCGAGAAGGCGGCCGACGCCGGCAAGAAGAAGCCAgggcagaagaagaagaggctTCACGTCAACAAGGCCGAAGGGCAAAAGTTTCGTGatgctgacgacgacgacgacgacgattgtCTATCATCTTAA
- the LOC127773552 gene encoding phosphoglycerate kinase, chloroplastic yields the protein MASAAAPTTSSLSLAARRAAAVGPAAASPLRRGGLAAGCQPARSLAFAAAADPRLATHVASRCRQAASSSARGTRAVATMAKKSVGDLTAADLEGKRVFVRADLNVPLDDNQNITDDTRVRAAIPTIQYLIKNGAKVILSSHLGRPKGVTPKFSLAPLVPRLSELLGIQVTKAEDVIGPDVEKLVSELPNGSVLLLENVRFYKEEEKNDPEFAKKLASLADLYVNDAFGTAHRAHASTEGVTKFLKPSVAGFLLQKELDYLVGAVSSPKRPFAAIVGGSKVSSKIGVIESLLEKCDILLLGGGMIFTFYKAQGLSVGSSLVEEDKLELATSLLAKAKEKGVSLLLPSDVIIADKFAPDANSQVVPASAIPDGWMGLDIGPDSVASFSSTLETTQTVIWNGPMGVFEFDKFAVGTEAIAKKLADLSGKGVTTIIGGGDSVAAVEKVGVADVMSHISTGGGASLELLEGKELPGVIALDEAVTVAV from the exons ATGGCGTCCGCGGCCGCGCCGACCACGTCCtcgctctccctcgccgccaggcgcgccgcggcggtggggcccgccgccgcgtcgccgctacGGCGCGGGGGGCTGGCGGCCGGGTGCCAGCCGGCGCGGTCGCTGGCgttcgcggcggccgcggaccCGCGGCTGGCGACCCACGTCGCGTCGCGGTGCCGgcaggcggcgtcgtcgtccgcgCGCGGgacgcgcgccgtcgccaccatggCGAAGAAGAGCGTCGGGgacctcaccgccgccgacctcgaggGGAAGCGCGTGTTCGTGCGCGCCGACCTCAACGTCCCGCTCGACGACAACCAGAACATCACCGACGACACCCGTGTCCGCGCCGCCATCCCCACCATCCAGTACCTTATCAAGAACGGTGCCAAGGTCATCCTCTCCAGCCACCTG GGTCGCCCAAAGGGTGTTACTCCCAAGTTTAGCTTGGCTCCCCTTGTACCGCGATTGTCTGAACTTCTCGGCATACAG GTGACTAAGGCAGAAGATGTTATTGGACCAGATGTTGAGAAATTGGTATCTGAATTGCCAAATGGTAGTGTTTTGCTCCTTGAAAATGTTAGATTTTAcaaggaagaggagaagaatgACCCAGAGTTTGCCAAGAAGCTTGCCTCCTTAGCAGATCTCTATGTCAATGATGCATTCGGAACAGCCCACAGAGCACATGCATCAACTGAGGGAGTTACCAAGTTTTTAAAGCCTTCTGTCGCAGGGTTCCTTTTGCAGAAG GAGCTTGACTACCTTGTTGGAGCTGTTTCAAGCCCTAAACGCCCATTTGCTGCCATCGTGGGTGGTTCAAAGGTGTCATCCAAGATTGGGGTTATCGAATCCCTTTTGGAGAAATGTGATATCCTTCTTCTAGGTGGTGGTATGATCTTCACATTTTACAAGGCACAAGGACTCTCTGTTGGTTCTTCCTTGGTTGAGGAAGACAAACTTGAGCTTGCAACATCTCTCCTTGCAAAGGCAAAAGAAAAGGGTGTCTCCCTTCTGTTGCCATCTGACGTTATCATTGCTGATAAGTTTGCTCCTGATGCTAACAGCCAG GTTGTTCCAGCATCTGCTATTCCTGATGGTTGGATGGGTCTGGATATTGGTCCAGATTCAGTCGCGTCATTCAGCTCTACCCTGGAAACAACACAGACAGTCATTTGGAATGGACCTATGGGTGTCTTCGAATTTGACAAGTTTGCAGTAGGAACTGAG GCTATTGCAAAGAAGTTGGCAGACCTTAGCGGCAAGGGTGTTACAACCATTATTGGAGGAGGTGATTCTGTTGCCGCTGTTGAGAAGGTGGGAGTTGCGGATGTTATGAGCCACATTTCAACGGGAGGTGGTGCTAGCTTGGAGCTGTTGGAAGGAAAGGAACTTCCTGGAGTCATTGCACTTGATGAAGCTGTCACTGTGGCCGTATGA
- the LOC127774265 gene encoding bisdemethoxycurcumin synthase-like yields the protein MEEMIAGHPEFLDRAVSSLDARLNFTKDAVPKLAMATAVRVIAKWGHPAADITHLVVSTNAGTHSLGTDEWLAALLGLRATVQCTILYMHGCSASCSALRLAKDIAVNNHGVRVLVACTEVFLVAFAAPNKAYLDTLIARCRLCNAVNYKPD from the exons ATGGAGGAGATGATTGCTGGCCATCCAGAGTTCCTCGACCGCGCCGTTTCATCTCTCGACGCTCGGCTCAACTTCACCAAGGATGCTGTGCCAAAGCTAGCCATGGCCACCGCGGTGAGGGTAATCGCCAAGTGGGGCCACCCCGCCGCGGACATCACCCACCTCGTTGTCTCCACTAACGCCGGCACCCACTCCCTTGGGACCGACGAGTGGCTCGCGGCACTCCTCGGCCTCCGTGCCACCGTCCAATGCACCATCCTCTACATGCACGGCTGCTCCGCCAGCTGCAGCGCGCTTCGCCTCGCCAAGGACATTGCCGTGAACAACCACGGGGTGCGCGTGCTCGTGGCCTGCACGGAGGTCTTCCTCGTAGCGTTCGCCGCCCCCAACAAGGCCTACCTTGACACCCTCATCGCGCGTTGCCGTTTG TGTAATGCTGTTAACTACAAACCTGACTGA
- the LOC127774824 gene encoding metacaspase-6-like yields the protein MGRKRAVLVGINYAGTEGELKGCLNDVARMRRCLVDRFGFDEANIRVLADADPSTPQPTGANIRLELERLVGDARPGDTLFFHYSGHGLQLPIETGGDDDDTGYDECIVPCDMNLIKDQDFTELVQKVPDGCLFTMVSDSCHSGGLIDKTKEQIGSSTKQSKIQQRERELRRQQAPSPGTCLCASLLQIALRHLPRRGGQRIIGSRSRDGVGEDQPPRSQAELLAADATRAGIKNRLLPLSTFVEMLRERTGKDDVGVGSIRTTLFHHFGDDASPKIRRLVNAMLGRRHGSATASEEHPDKAKPERVDGEGEAAAAKQGAPETRPLPRNGVLISGCQTDETSADATTPEGVSYGALSDAIQSVLAEERRGKVTNMELVRRARELLAKQGYTQQPGLYCRDKHANVAFIC from the exons ATGGGGCGGAAGAGAGCGGTGCTGGTGGGCATCAACTACGCCGGCACGGAGGGGGAGCTGAAGGGCTGCCTCAACGACGTGGCCCGCATGCGGCGCTGCCTCGTCGACCGCTTCGGCTTCGACGAGGCCAACATCCgcgtcctcgccgacgccgacccgTCCACGCCGCAGCCCACGGGTGCCAACATCCGGCTCGAGCTCGAGCGGCTCGTCGGCGACGCGCGGCCCGGGGACACCCTCTTCTTCCACTACAGTGGCCACGGCTTGCAGCTGCCGATCGAGaccggcggtgacgacgacgacaccggcTACGACGAGTGCATCGTGCCCTGCGACATGAACCTGATCAAAG ACCAAGATTTCACGGAGCTCGTGCAGAAAGTCCCGGATGGCTGCCTGTTCACCATGGTCTCCGACTCGTGCCACAGCGGCGGGCTCATCGACAAGACCAAGGAGCAGATAGGGAGCAGCACGAAGCAGAGCAAGATCCAGCAACGGGAGAGAGAGTTGCGCCGGCAGCAAGCTCCCTCTCCCGGCACGTGCTTGTGCGCCTCCCTCCTGCAGATCGCGCTGCGCCATCTTCCTCGCCGCGGTGGCCAACGGATCATCGGTAGCCGCAGCCGCGATGGCGTGGGAGAGGATCAACCACCACGCTCGCAGGCAGAGCTGCTGGCCGCCGACGCGACGCGCGCCGGCATCAAGAACCGGTTGCTGCCGCTCTCGACGTTCGTGGAGATGCTCAGGGAGAGGACCGGGAAGGACGACGTCGGCGTGGGCTCGATCCGGACGACGCTGTTCCACCACTTCGGCGACGACGCGAGCCCCAAGATCAGGCGGCTCGTGAATGCCATGCTGGGTCGCAGACACGGCAGCGCCACGGCGAGCGAGGAGCACCCGGATAAAGCTAAGCCAGagcgcgtcgacggcgagggcgaggcggcggcggcgaagcaagGGGCGCCGGAGACGAGGCCGTTGCCGCGCAACGGCGTGCTGATCAGCGGGTGCCAGACCGACGAGACCTCGGCGGACGCCACCACACCGGAGGGCGTGTCGTACGGCGCGCTCAGCGACGCCATCCAGAGCGTCCTCGCCGAGGAGCGCCGCGGGAAGGTGACCAACATGGAGCTCGTGCGGAGAGCGCGGGAGCTGCTCGCCAAGCAAGGGTACACTCAGCAGCCTGGACTTTACTGCCGCGACAAGCACGCCAACGTGGCTTTCATATGCTAA
- the LOC127774823 gene encoding metacaspase-5-like, which translates to MGGRKRALLVGINYPGTKAELKGCHNDVARMRRALVDRFGFDEADIRVLADADRSAPQPTGANIRRELARLVGDARPGDFLFFHYSGHGTRLPAETGQDDDTGYDECIVPSDMNLITDQDFTELVQKVPDDCLFTIVSDSCHSGGLLDKTKEQIGHSTKQNQAQQIKREERSDSGTGGFRSFLKETLKETVRDAFESRGVHIPHQSSRRNDDEDEEPHMGSSSHGGDRIKNRSLPLSTLIEMLKEKTGKDDIDVGSIRMTLFSLFGDDASPKIKKFMKVMLTKLQEGQHGGVMGLVGALAQEFMKAKLEGNQEADALEPAMKQEVHSVHEAYAGTTARVSNGVLISGCQTDQTSADATTPKGVSYGALSNAIQTILSEKSGRVTNKELVLRARELLSKQGYTQQPGLYCSDKHTSVAFIC; encoded by the exons ATGGGGGGCCGGAAGCGCGCGCTGCTGGTGGGCATCAACTACCCGGGCACCAAGGCGGAGCTCAAGGGGTGCCACAACGACGTGGcccgcatgcgccgcgccctcGTCGACCGCTTCGGCTTCGACGAGGCCGACATCCgcgtcctcgccgacgccgaccggTCGGCGCCGCAGCCCACGGGGGCCAACATCCGCCGGGAGCTCGCGCGCCTCGTCGGCGACGCCCGCCCCGGGGACTTCCTCTTCTTCCACTACAGCGGCCACGGGACGCGGCTGCCGGCGGAGACCGGCCAGGACGACGACACCGGCTATGACGAGTGCATCGTGCCCTCCGACATGAACCTCATCACAG ACCAAGATTTCACAGAACTCGTTCAAAAGGTCCCAGATGACTGCTTATTCACCATAGTATCTGACTCCTGCCACAGCGGTGGTCTACTTGACAAGACCAAGGAGCAGATTGGGCACAGCACCAAGCAGAACCAGGCCCAGCAGATCAAGCGAGAAGAACGTTCTGACTCTGGCACCGGCGGTTTCCGATCCTTCCTCAAAGAAACCCTCAAAGAAACAGTCCGGGACGCGTTCGAGTCTCGAGGAGTTCACATCCCTCACCAGAGCAGCCGCcgcaacgacgacgaggatgaggaGCCACACATGGGCTCATCCTCCCATGGTGGCGATCGCATCAAGAACCGGTCATTGCCCCTCTCGACGTTGATTGAGATGCTCAAGGAGAAGACCGGCAAGGACGACATTGACGTTGGCTCGATCCGGATGACGCTGTTCAGCCTCTTCGGTGACGACGCGAGCCCCAAGATCAAGAAGTTCATGAAGGTCATGCTGACCAAGCTCCAGGAGGGCCAGCACGGCGGCGTGATGGGCTTGGTGGGCGCCCTGGCGCAGGAGTTCATGAAGGCTAAGCTGGAGGGCAACCAGGAGGCGGACGCCCTCGAGCCGGCCATGAAACAGGAGGTGCACAGCGTCCACGAGGCGTACGCCGGCACGACGGCGAGGGTGAGCAACGGCGTGCTGATCAGCGGGTGCCAGACCGACCAGACATCGGCGGACGCCACGACGCCCAAGGGCGTGTCCTACGGCGCGCTCAGCAACGCCATCCAGACCATCCTGTCGGAGAAGAGCGGCAGGGTGACGAACAAGGAGCTCGTGCTGAGAGCGCGCGAGTTGTTGTCCAAGCAAGGGTACACCCAGCAGCCTGGCCTTTACTGCAGTGACAAGCACACCAGTGTGGCCTTCATATGCTGA